The Gimibacter soli genome includes a region encoding these proteins:
- a CDS encoding LPD7 domain-containing protein, whose product MMVLPDKKDRSVTDPNGTAALAYLKALEVLKDGEWIERDPPPEVLWGDPRVVAAAIAATPYAQSYFSAVASFHRDDIPVDEVLARDRASWAVINRFMGEFPETAFAGVPREEWPPFLWVAHWHTGRLELNFLCPNMIVFANGEVRSFNPHPPGPKSRKLWNTFEDKWNFEMGWADPRDPARRRNVKAPDHILKQSAEAKRFGKEYRNVKLDLMLSAEREFLEGRFTCRADVIDWFLQAGWRVNRIGEDYFTLVDEAGEKHRLKGLLFSAAFTSREALLSLKKSKSRKTAEQAAAEYDAAYADWRDGIVKKYRAARLKEGRGRPVEFEPLVAPSVEEVAAWNAGRSLPTVPRDHAASMECVVRNVGNDLNDPMTGSDEMLRCIRLSTSVRPLIPKRLYDRVLWAVPSRITLIDPAAPKGVVHIRDEGERLTTSQVTEDAALLMAALARAKGWSAVRLRGGAEFQRHAAVALAQMHIELITDDEGVAALYRQTWTKENERLRHEREKRNPGHRQDPARAHHDTLGARADRRGQGDEQYEPGHSPQTG is encoded by the coding sequence ATGATGGTGCTGCCGGATAAAAAGGATCGGTCGGTAACTGACCCGAATGGTACGGCGGCGCTCGCCTATCTTAAGGCGCTGGAGGTCCTGAAAGATGGTGAATGGATCGAGCGAGACCCGCCGCCCGAGGTGTTGTGGGGGGATCCACGAGTGGTCGCGGCTGCGATCGCGGCCACCCCTTATGCGCAAAGCTATTTCAGTGCTGTAGCTTCGTTCCACCGGGATGATATTCCGGTGGATGAAGTTCTGGCGCGAGACAGGGCCTCTTGGGCGGTGATCAACCGTTTCATGGGCGAGTTTCCAGAGACCGCATTTGCCGGAGTTCCAAGAGAGGAATGGCCGCCCTTTTTGTGGGTTGCCCACTGGCATACCGGGCGATTGGAACTCAACTTTCTTTGCCCAAATATGATCGTATTTGCGAATGGCGAAGTGCGGTCCTTCAATCCCCATCCCCCAGGGCCCAAATCACGCAAGCTCTGGAATACGTTCGAGGACAAGTGGAACTTTGAGATGGGATGGGCCGACCCGCGAGATCCCGCGCGGCGTCGCAATGTGAAGGCGCCGGATCATATCCTCAAGCAATCGGCTGAGGCGAAGCGGTTTGGAAAGGAATACCGCAATGTCAAACTTGATCTCATGTTGTCGGCAGAGCGTGAGTTTCTGGAAGGGCGGTTTACTTGCCGGGCGGACGTGATCGACTGGTTCCTGCAGGCGGGTTGGCGGGTCAACCGGATCGGAGAGGACTATTTCACCCTGGTTGATGAGGCGGGTGAAAAGCACCGCTTGAAAGGTCTGTTGTTTTCGGCAGCCTTTACCTCCCGGGAAGCGTTGCTGTCGCTGAAGAAGAGCAAGTCGCGCAAAACGGCAGAGCAAGCCGCGGCGGAATATGACGCGGCCTATGCGGATTGGCGGGACGGCATCGTCAAAAAGTATCGAGCTGCTCGGCTGAAGGAGGGCAGGGGACGACCGGTCGAGTTTGAGCCATTGGTCGCCCCGAGCGTCGAAGAGGTTGCAGCCTGGAATGCCGGCCGATCCCTGCCGACAGTCCCGCGCGATCATGCCGCGTCAATGGAATGTGTCGTCCGGAATGTCGGGAATGACCTTAACGATCCGATGACCGGCAGCGACGAGATGTTGCGTTGTATCCGGTTGTCGACAAGCGTCCGACCGCTCATCCCAAAAAGGCTCTACGATCGTGTCCTCTGGGCCGTGCCATCGAGGATTACCTTGATTGACCCCGCCGCCCCCAAGGGGGTCGTTCACATCAGGGATGAAGGGGAGCGCCTGACGACGTCTCAGGTGACGGAAGACGCCGCCCTGCTGATGGCGGCGCTCGCGAGGGCAAAAGGTTGGTCGGCCGTTCGCCTGAGAGGCGGCGCCGAGTTTCAACGGCATGCGGCTGTCGCCCTTGCCCAAATGCACATTGAACTGATCACCGACGATGAAGGCGTGGCTGCCCTTTATCGCCAAACCTGGACCAAAGAAAACGAAAGGCTGAGACATGAAAGAGAAAAGAGAAATCCCGGACACCGGCAAGACCCGGCCCGGGCCCATCATGACACCCTTGGAGCGCGAGCTGATCGACGCGGTCAGGGAGATGAACAATACGAACCAGGCCATTCTCCGCAGACTGGATGA
- a CDS encoding plasmid mobilization protein, which translates to MSDVREDGKWTRRKSRLTRPFTVKMAEEEYARLEACAAAAGLIVSEYARRLLAGASVTESAAQRDVVYKIGALTEALQSITKSQAVLGDADVSRADVALLLLLVHRKLGLLLP; encoded by the coding sequence ATGTCAGACGTCAGAGAAGATGGAAAATGGACGCGCCGGAAGTCGAGACTGACCCGGCCGTTCACGGTGAAGATGGCAGAGGAGGAATATGCCAGGCTCGAGGCCTGTGCCGCCGCCGCTGGCCTCATCGTGTCGGAATATGCGCGGAGGCTTCTGGCCGGCGCCTCGGTCACAGAGAGCGCTGCACAACGTGACGTTGTCTACAAAATTGGTGCCCTCACTGAGGCTCTGCAATCGATCACCAAGTCGCAAGCAGTGTTGGGGGATGCGGATGTCAGCCGGGCTGACGTTGCACTTCTCCTCCTCCTCGTGCACCGCAAGCTGGGGTTGTTGCTGCCATGA
- a CDS encoding type II toxin-antitoxin system RelB/DinJ family antitoxin has product MNADAVVRARIPSEMKDRATAALNAMGLSVSDAIRLMLRRVADEQKIPFSIEVPNAETRAAIDELDAGKGTFVSSVDELWAEVDKD; this is encoded by the coding sequence ATGAACGCAGACGCAGTGGTGCGGGCGCGTATTCCTTCGGAGATGAAGGACCGAGCGACCGCCGCGCTGAATGCTATGGGACTGTCTGTTTCCGATGCAATCCGCCTAATGTTGCGCCGGGTTGCCGATGAACAAAAAATTCCGTTCTCGATTGAAGTGCCGAATGCCGAGACTCGGGCAGCAATTGATGAGCTTGATGCTGGAAAGGGCACTTTTGTTTCGTCTGTTGACGAACTTTGGGCGGAAGTCGATAAGGACTAG
- a CDS encoding type II toxin-antitoxin system YafQ family toxin, which yields MLRIQLATACKRDLRRLDKQGKDKSKFSEVVALLQAGETLPKRYQDHVLQGEWRGYRDLHIEPNWVLIYKISGGDLHLARTGSHPEVFG from the coding sequence ATGCTTAGGATACAGCTGGCCACTGCTTGCAAGCGCGATTTGAGGCGCTTGGATAAGCAGGGTAAGGACAAGTCGAAATTCAGTGAGGTGGTAGCACTTCTGCAGGCGGGGGAGACTCTGCCAAAGCGTTATCAAGACCATGTCCTGCAAGGGGAATGGCGCGGATATAGGGACCTGCATATCGAACCGAATTGGGTGCTGATCTACAAGATCAGTGGTGGGGATCTGCACTTGGCACGAACAGGCAGTCACCCAGAGGTATTCGGTTAA
- a CDS encoding ORC-CDC6 family AAA ATPase, protein MMTANLQKISDLFGSYKAEWLNDSIFELYKEPAYYPELTTFRPCALIGGRGTGKTTVLRTLSYQGQLELIRRKERELPDASLWRQMLEQRHIGLYYRVNIPRVTAFRGGGVDQETWSRLFKHYFALTFAQKAFAFLQAAENNLAQRLISNESLGKISRVLCIESCNGVDDVLLGVESALLKIEMYVNNIGIDDCPRLSATGALDFIFTELVNNKFFVGKTFFLIIDEYENFLEFQQEIVNTYIKHATTSYTFKIGARHLGWSNKGTESRDQFLHHPSDYVLINIAEAMAGDKFAEFAEKVCNARLEAAGESEEVLLVRDLFPGLSSDEEASLLGLGPLAAELRAEVRSLKNKDLCLIEDSLSDLDLYVVSLWAEGERRDFIEVYSEISEDRTTWDNRLREYRYSALFNIKRGKSGIKKYYSGWNVYLKLCGDNIRYLMELVEKAIRLHAEAGCNLANPIPADRQTDAAISVGKKNLGELSGLTSFGAQLTKLVLALGRIFGLLASDTAGHSIEVNQFRLSTRSAGRFSSIDDWLLNADSKASQILRASVMHLALLTFPGNKPKGEGDLKDETYQLHPIFAPFFNYSHRRRRNLMLNEAEIVDLIEAPAKTIRSIVERQNRGFVEELPGQLKLFEEFFND, encoded by the coding sequence ATGATGACGGCAAACCTCCAAAAAATCAGCGACCTGTTTGGGAGCTATAAGGCTGAATGGCTCAATGACTCTATCTTCGAGCTTTACAAGGAACCTGCCTATTATCCTGAGCTTACGACTTTCCGTCCTTGTGCCCTAATAGGGGGGCGAGGAACGGGCAAAACCACGGTGCTGAGAACGCTTTCCTACCAAGGGCAATTGGAACTGATAAGGAGGAAAGAACGGGAATTGCCTGATGCTAGCCTTTGGCGGCAGATGCTTGAGCAGCGGCATATTGGACTCTACTACCGTGTAAATATCCCGCGAGTGACAGCATTTAGAGGGGGTGGGGTGGATCAGGAAACGTGGTCGCGCCTCTTTAAGCATTACTTCGCTCTTACTTTTGCGCAGAAGGCCTTTGCCTTTTTGCAAGCAGCAGAAAATAATTTGGCGCAACGTCTTATAAGCAATGAATCTTTGGGAAAAATTTCTAGGGTTTTATGCATTGAATCTTGTAATGGAGTTGACGATGTTTTGTTGGGTGTCGAAAGTGCCCTTCTGAAAATTGAAATGTATGTCAATAATATAGGAATAGATGATTGTCCAAGACTCAGCGCGACTGGTGCTTTGGATTTTATATTTACAGAATTAGTTAATAATAAATTTTTTGTCGGTAAGACGTTTTTCCTAATAATAGACGAATATGAGAATTTCTTGGAATTTCAGCAAGAAATAGTTAATACATATATTAAGCATGCAACTACATCGTATACTTTTAAGATCGGGGCAAGGCATCTTGGCTGGTCTAATAAAGGAACCGAAAGCCGAGACCAATTTCTTCATCATCCTTCAGACTATGTATTGATTAATATTGCTGAAGCAATGGCTGGAGACAAGTTTGCGGAGTTTGCTGAGAAAGTTTGCAATGCAAGACTCGAAGCCGCTGGTGAATCTGAAGAAGTTCTATTGGTGAGGGACTTATTCCCGGGGCTGTCCTCAGATGAGGAGGCGAGTCTCCTTGGCCTCGGGCCACTGGCGGCTGAGCTTCGAGCTGAAGTTCGCTCATTAAAAAATAAGGATTTATGCCTGATTGAGGATAGCCTTTCCGATCTTGATCTCTACGTGGTTTCATTGTGGGCAGAAGGCGAGCGTCGCGACTTTATCGAGGTTTACAGTGAAATTAGTGAAGATCGCACTACCTGGGATAATCGACTACGAGAATACAGATACTCAGCGCTCTTCAATATCAAGCGAGGAAAGAGTGGGATAAAAAAATACTACTCGGGCTGGAACGTCTATCTGAAACTTTGCGGAGATAATATCCGGTATTTAATGGAGTTGGTTGAAAAGGCCATTCGGCTACACGCTGAAGCAGGCTGTAATTTAGCTAATCCCATTCCCGCGGATAGGCAGACAGACGCAGCAATCAGTGTCGGAAAGAAAAATCTCGGGGAGCTAAGCGGATTAACTAGCTTTGGTGCGCAATTAACGAAGCTTGTACTGGCTCTTGGCCGAATCTTTGGTTTGTTGGCGAGCGATACAGCTGGGCATTCTATTGAGGTCAATCAATTTCGACTAAGTACCAGAAGTGCCGGCCGTTTTTCATCAATCGATGACTGGCTATTGAACGCAGACTCAAAAGCCTCGCAGATATTAAGGGCAAGTGTGATGCATTTGGCATTGCTTACTTTCCCTGGAAATAAGCCGAAAGGAGAGGGGGATCTTAAGGATGAGACTTATCAGTTGCATCCGATCTTCGCGCCATTCTTCAATTACAGTCACCGCAGACGTCGAAATTTGATGCTTAACGAAGCAGAAATCGTTGACCTTATCGAAGCTCCGGCAAAAACCATTCGGTCAATCGTGGAGCGCCAGAACAGAGGTTTCGTGGAGGAGCTGCCGGGGCAGTTAAAGCTTTTTGAAGAATTCTTCAATGATTGA
- a CDS encoding phosphoribosyltransferase-like protein, translating into MTAVLDRCNSFEDLRVWPTQPRLKAAAWLDNFTVSERPYAESLLLSFMYFNECMCGQLLRSAFSGIARHFYQYEGTERRKAWSEFLRTAIFTYPADDNPSKSGPTIIRLTRQELGFEEHRMYTPDEALGAIADGKSRYVVFVDDFVGSGDQFSTTWNEEKTRLRSKISFKQLCVGNVTAFYVPYIATQYGLDQIRTMCSGNCVTFPGQVLSNNYCAFAKDSLIWNDGQRANAEQVIYDCSQRAGLKEHRGHHGLGFAVAVHRSIPDVTLPLFLHRSRSWCPLMERK; encoded by the coding sequence ATGACAGCTGTATTGGACCGCTGTAACAGTTTCGAGGATTTGAGGGTATGGCCTACACAACCTCGCCTGAAGGCTGCAGCTTGGTTGGATAATTTTACCGTATCGGAGCGCCCTTACGCAGAATCGCTGCTTTTGTCGTTTATGTATTTCAACGAATGCATGTGTGGACAGCTTCTTAGGAGTGCATTCTCAGGAATTGCTCGGCACTTTTATCAGTACGAGGGTACCGAGCGGCGAAAAGCGTGGAGCGAATTTTTACGGACAGCAATATTCACTTATCCTGCTGATGATAACCCATCAAAAAGTGGCCCTACTATCATTCGATTGACCCGTCAGGAGTTGGGATTTGAGGAGCATAGAATGTACACGCCTGACGAGGCTTTGGGTGCCATAGCTGATGGAAAGAGTCGGTATGTTGTTTTCGTCGACGATTTTGTTGGTTCGGGAGACCAGTTCTCCACAACTTGGAATGAAGAAAAAACACGCCTTCGGTCTAAAATATCCTTCAAACAGCTCTGCGTTGGCAACGTAACTGCTTTTTATGTGCCGTACATAGCTACCCAATATGGATTGGATCAAATTCGGACTATGTGCAGCGGAAATTGTGTAACTTTCCCTGGGCAAGTATTATCGAACAACTACTGTGCCTTTGCAAAAGATTCGTTAATTTGGAACGACGGCCAACGGGCCAATGCAGAACAGGTCATTTATGATTGTAGTCAACGCGCCGGTCTCAAGGAGCATCGAGGGCATCATGGTTTGGGGTTTGCAGTCGCAGTCCATAGAAGTATTCCAGATGTGACCCTGCCTTTATTTCTTCACCGCTCACGCAGTTGGTGCCCGCTGATGGAGCGAAAATGA
- a CDS encoding helix-turn-helix transcriptional regulator has translation MNRSTAPNYTRRKRITFLPVANDNFDESEMPHEQNELRLKELVAEAMVEFELRMQSMLMASQEAKSSPSNENLWDLDDVATYLNVAKKTVQNHLAPRPDFPAPLRFLGRSPRWNPNDIKRWAERSRGR, from the coding sequence ATGAACCGGTCAACAGCCCCTAACTACACCCGCCGCAAGCGCATCACATTCCTCCCCGTCGCAAATGACAATTTCGACGAAAGCGAAATGCCCCATGAGCAAAATGAGCTCAGACTTAAAGAGCTCGTCGCTGAAGCCATGGTCGAATTTGAGCTGAGAATGCAATCCATGCTGATGGCCTCTCAGGAAGCCAAAAGCAGTCCCTCAAACGAAAATTTGTGGGATCTGGATGATGTCGCCACCTACCTCAATGTCGCCAAGAAAACAGTCCAAAATCACCTTGCACCAAGACCCGATTTTCCGGCGCCTCTTAGATTTCTTGGCCGCTCTCCGCGCTGGAACCCTAACGATATCAAGCGTTGGGCGGAGAGGTCTCGTGGGCGGTGA
- a CDS encoding tyrosine-type recombinase/integrase, with amino-acid sequence MATIRKRGETWRVEVRRKGVTESRSFTKKMDAQAWALALEAEIDGGAYRASRAGTKTVGDAFSRYGKEVSCKKRSHLAELRRLAYLSNCDLAKVRLVDLATPDVAAWRDMRLKEVATSTVNRDLNLISHVFTICVKEWHWLRTNPCSDLQRPKDPPPRERRVSASELELIRHVFDYETDTVPRTQQQHVCLMFLIAIETAMRLSEIHSVGKGSFNAASNVVQLPLTKNGTRRRIGVSARAAELIDLFLRSSVRSTPHNLSKCFENGIKRSGIIDLTFHDSRHEAITRLARKVGVLDLARITGHKDIRELMTYYDATPDEIAARLD; translated from the coding sequence ATGGCGACTATTCGTAAGAGGGGAGAGACCTGGCGCGTCGAAGTGCGCCGAAAAGGCGTTACAGAGTCGCGCAGCTTTACTAAAAAAATGGACGCGCAGGCTTGGGCGCTTGCTCTCGAGGCTGAAATTGATGGGGGAGCATACCGCGCGTCACGGGCTGGGACGAAAACGGTGGGTGATGCTTTTAGCCGTTATGGAAAAGAGGTTTCCTGCAAGAAAAGATCCCATTTGGCCGAGCTCCGCCGGCTCGCGTATCTATCAAATTGTGACCTGGCAAAGGTCCGGCTTGTCGATCTCGCGACCCCTGATGTTGCCGCATGGCGTGACATGCGCCTTAAGGAAGTGGCCACTTCTACGGTCAACAGGGACCTGAATCTGATCAGCCATGTTTTCACGATCTGCGTCAAAGAATGGCATTGGCTCAGGACAAATCCCTGCAGCGATCTGCAGCGGCCCAAAGACCCTCCGCCTCGTGAAAGGCGCGTAAGCGCATCGGAACTTGAGCTCATCCGGCATGTCTTTGACTATGAAACTGATACTGTACCTCGGACACAGCAGCAGCATGTTTGCTTGATGTTTCTGATCGCCATTGAAACGGCGATGCGGCTCTCCGAAATTCATTCGGTGGGGAAAGGCAGCTTCAACGCCGCATCAAATGTTGTCCAGCTTCCATTGACTAAAAATGGCACTCGTCGGCGTATCGGGGTTTCGGCGCGGGCGGCTGAATTGATTGATCTTTTTCTGAGATCTTCGGTCCGATCGACGCCGCATAATCTCTCAAAATGTTTCGAAAATGGCATCAAAAGATCAGGCATTATTGATCTCACATTCCATGACAGCCGTCATGAAGCTATCACCCGTCTGGCCCGGAAGGTGGGAGTTCTCGACCTCGCGCGGATCACGGGCCACAAGGATATCCGGGAACTCATGACCTACTACGACGCGACGCCGGATGAGATCGCGGCGAGGCTCGATTAA